In Cottoperca gobio chromosome 1, fCotGob3.1, whole genome shotgun sequence, a genomic segment contains:
- the LOC115008191 gene encoding tubulin beta-4B chain-like has protein sequence MREIVHLQAGQCGNQIGAKFWEVISDEHGIDPTGTYHGDSDLQLDRINVYYNEASGGKYVPRAILVDLEPGTMDSVRSGPFGQIFRPDNFVFGQSGAGNNWAKGHYTEGAELVDSVMDVVRKEAESCDCLQGFQLTHSLGGGTGSGMGTLLISKIREEYPDRIMNTFSVVPSPKVSDTVVEPYNATLSVHQLVENTDETYCIDNEALYDICFRTLKLTTPTYGDLNHLVSATMSGVTTSLRFPGQLNADLRKLAVNMVPFPRLHFFMPGFAPLTARGSQQYRALTVPELTQQMFDARNMMAACDPRHGRYLTVAAVFRGPMSMKEVDEQMLNIQNKNSSYFVEWIPNNVKVAVCDIAPRGLKMAATFIGNSTAIQEIFKRISEQFSAMFRRKAFLHWFTGEGMDEMEFTEAESNMNDLVSEYQQYQDATAEEGEFEEEGEEEVA, from the exons ATGCGTGAGATCGTGCATCTGCAAGCCGGGCAGTGCGGGAACCAGATTGGAGCAAAG TTCTGGGAGGTGATCAGTGATGAGCACGGCATCGACCCAACAGGAACTTACCATGGAGACAGTGACCtgcagctggacagaatcaatGTCTACTATAATGAGGCTTCAG GTGGAAAGTATGTGCCGAGGGCCATCTTGGTGGATCTGGAGCCAGGCACCATGGACTCTGTCCGCTCCGGTCCCTTTGGACAGATCTTCAGACCCGACAACTTTGTCTTTG GCCAGAGTGGAGCCGGTAACAATTGGGCTAAGGGCCACTACACAGAGGGAGCCGAGCTGGTGGACTCAGTCATGGACGTGGTGAGGAAGGAGGCTGAGAGCTGCGACTGCCTGCAGGGTTTCCAGCTTACACACTCCCTGGGCGGTGGTACCGGCTCTGGTATGGGAACTCTGCTCATCAGCAAGATCCGTGAGGAGTACCCCGATCGTATCATGAACACGTTCAGTGTGGTGCCCTCTCCTAAG GTGTCAGACACAGTGGTGGAGCCCTACAATGCCACCCTGTCTGTCCATCAGCTGGTTGAGAACACAGACGAGACTTACTGCATCGACAACGAGGCCTTGTATGACATCTGCTTCCGCACCCTCAAACTGACCACACCCACTTATGGAGACCTCAACCACCTGGTCTCTGCAACCATGAGCGGGGTGACGACCTCGCTCCGGTTCCCCGGGCAGCTCAACGCAGATCTCCGCAAGCTGGCCGTCAACATGGTGCCTTTCCCCAGGCTGCACTTCTTCATGCCGGGGTTCGCTCCTCTGACGGCGCGGGGCAGCCAGCAGTACCGCGCGCTCACTGTCCCCGAGCTCACCCAGCAGATGTTTGACGCCAGAAACATGATGGCGGCCTGCGACCCTCGCCACGGACGCTACCTGACCGTCGCCGCCGTCTTCCGCGGGCCCATGTCCATGAAGGAGGTGGACGAGCAGATGCTGAACATCCAGAACAAGAACAGCAGCTACTTCGTGGAGTGGATCCCCAACAACGTGAAGGTGGCCGTCTGCGACATCGCGCCCCGGGGGCTCAAGATGGCCGCCACCTTCATCGGCAACAGCACGGCCATCCAGGAGATCTTCAAGCGCATCTCGGAGCAGTTCTCCGCCATGTTCCGCCGGAAGGCCTTCCTGCACTGGTTCACGGGCGAGGGCATGGACGAGATGGAGTTCACAGAGGCGGAGAGCAACATGAACGACTTGGTGTCCGAGTACCAGCAGTACCAGGACGCCACGGCTGAGGAAGGAGAGtttgaggaggagggagaagaggaagtgGCCTAA